The Virgibacillus sp. MSP4-1 genome has a segment encoding these proteins:
- a CDS encoding YtxH domain-containing protein: MKQNRWKRGVLIGAAVGALSSLFHRETREGAIAFGRDVMNQIRNYRKDPSKAFADLRTTVEGIEYYADSIIKQLDDADQMLEKRPKQNEQISG; this comes from the coding sequence GTGAAGCAAAATCGTTGGAAACGTGGTGTGCTTATCGGCGCTGCAGTTGGGGCGCTTAGTTCTTTGTTTCATCGGGAAACAAGAGAAGGTGCCATAGCATTTGGCAGGGATGTAATGAATCAAATCAGAAATTACCGGAAGGATCCTTCTAAAGCCTTTGCCGATTTAAGAACAACCGTTGAAGGCATTGAGTATTATGCAGACTCGATTATTAAGCAGCTGGATGATGCTGATCAGATGCTTGAAAAGAGACCTAAGCAGAATGAACAAATTTCAGGGTGA
- a CDS encoding LiaI-LiaF-like domain-containing protein produces MRQWRIGTFSMGLLLILLGVTLLLANFGNPDIVQVAIAWWPIILVIIGLEILIYLFVSKEKTPFLKFDFLSIVFIGFIGFVGAGFYLAASLGITEEMKAAVHQEVDAGALPMIEEEVPGHIQKIVIFTNAAQPEILTHNNQNIVIFGTYETTMSDVTMEPNDIAQVVEAGDTLYVQFFQGDFQTGLIDKRNRIQPKLSVPESVDVEWAHKRKGTPMEKEVKAGAA; encoded by the coding sequence ATGAGACAATGGAGGATCGGAACGTTTTCGATGGGTCTGCTCTTAATTCTTTTAGGTGTGACCCTGCTACTTGCCAATTTTGGGAATCCGGACATTGTTCAGGTAGCTATAGCCTGGTGGCCGATTATACTTGTGATCATTGGATTGGAGATCTTAATCTATCTATTTGTATCAAAGGAGAAAACGCCCTTCTTAAAATTTGATTTTCTATCGATTGTATTTATAGGGTTTATTGGTTTTGTTGGAGCGGGATTTTACTTGGCTGCGTCACTGGGCATTACAGAGGAGATGAAAGCAGCGGTTCATCAGGAGGTAGACGCTGGTGCCCTTCCTATGATTGAGGAAGAGGTGCCGGGTCACATTCAAAAAATTGTTATTTTCACAAATGCCGCACAGCCGGAGATTTTGACGCATAATAATCAGAATATCGTTATTTTTGGGACCTATGAAACGACAATGTCTGACGTTACGATGGAACCAAATGATATTGCGCAGGTCGTGGAAGCTGGAGATACATTATATGTTCAGTTTTTCCAGGGAGATTTTCAGACGGGTCTGATTGATAAAAGAAATCGGATTCAGCCTAAGTTGTCTGTTCCTGAATCGGTGGATGTAGAATGGGCGCATAAGAGAAAAGGTACTCCTATGGAAAAAGAAGTCAAAGCAGGTGCGGCCTGA
- a CDS encoding mechanosensitive ion channel family protein, protein MDAWNTVQGYWSDFADLRITKLIIGAIITVVIVKFITRVVRTFFRKTNFIEEREEKTLEAMIRSIVRYTATFGYVLFALSVFNVPVTNLLAGAGVAGIVIGLGAQSVISDFLSGVFLLYEKQLHKGDFITVNDQFTGTVEDIGLRFLRIREWSGKLITMSNGQVNSIQNYNIDHMRVIENITTSFQENPTRVYQVLEEACERLNEELSHYLKKDQHDQPIEKFQVYGMSSLNDSFRGYKFTIIGVTSDIFYFAAAKQARMIIAETLYNHNIEMAMQHVDVKSASHE, encoded by the coding sequence ATGGATGCTTGGAATACAGTTCAAGGCTATTGGAGTGACTTTGCCGATTTACGAATTACAAAGCTTATCATTGGCGCGATTATCACCGTTGTCATCGTTAAATTTATTACACGAGTCGTACGGACCTTTTTTAGAAAAACAAACTTTATCGAGGAACGGGAAGAAAAGACGCTGGAAGCCATGATTCGTTCCATTGTCCGCTACACAGCTACGTTCGGCTATGTGCTATTTGCACTCTCGGTTTTCAACGTTCCTGTGACAAACCTGCTGGCTGGTGCCGGGGTGGCTGGTATCGTCATTGGTCTGGGCGCCCAAAGCGTCATTAGTGACTTCCTGTCTGGTGTTTTCCTATTATATGAGAAGCAATTGCACAAAGGCGATTTTATCACAGTCAACGATCAGTTTACAGGAACAGTTGAAGATATTGGCCTTCGTTTTCTCCGTATTCGTGAATGGAGCGGGAAACTCATCACGATGAGTAACGGTCAGGTAAACTCCATACAAAATTATAATATTGACCATATGCGTGTCATTGAAAATATCACCACAAGTTTTCAGGAAAATCCAACCCGGGTTTATCAGGTTTTAGAGGAAGCCTGTGAACGTTTAAATGAGGAACTGAGCCACTATCTGAAAAAAGATCAGCATGACCAGCCTATAGAAAAATTTCAGGTTTACGGTATGTCCTCACTTAACGACAGCTTTCGGGGATACAAATTTACCATTATTGGTGTAACCAGTGATATCTTTTACTTCGCCGCCGCTAAACAGGCGAGAATGATCATTGCAGAAACTTTATATAATCATAACATTGAAATGGCGATGCAGCATGTTGATGTAAAGTCCGCTTCCCACGAATAG
- a CDS encoding sodium:alanine symporter family protein: MDSLIAGLQTFNEKGAEILGNISSVIWGPPLLILLVGTGLFLTFRLLFLQFRTLPYALKLVFSKQDKKSEGDITHYQALTTALAATIGTGNIAGVATAVVAGGPGAVFWMWITALVGMATKYAEALLAVKYRTKNEQGLMAGGPMYYLEKGLNNKTGRALGVAFAVFASLAAFGIGNMTQSNTAALSLEDTFNVPPFVTGIIFTVLAGLVIVGGIKVIGKVTAFFVPIMAAFYITGGLILIVMNFDLVGQAFGLIFSEAFSLEAGFGGLLGAAIRYGVARGLFSNEAGLGSAPIAAAAAKTDYPARQALVSMTQVFIDTIVVCTITGLTIVMAGQYDGGMDSSVLTSASFAQFLGDTGMYIVTLGVLFFTFSTILGWSYYGERAIGYLTGEGGVRIYRYVFVVFIFIGSITTVDVVFKFSDVMNGLMAFPNLVGLLALSGVVVAETNRFRKVAQKEKEEKKSGSVSV; this comes from the coding sequence TTGGATAGTCTTATTGCTGGTTTACAAACATTCAACGAGAAGGGCGCTGAAATTTTAGGCAATATCAGTAGTGTGATCTGGGGGCCACCCTTGCTCATTCTACTCGTTGGCACAGGGTTATTTTTAACCTTCAGACTGTTATTTTTACAATTTCGAACCCTGCCTTATGCTTTAAAATTGGTTTTTAGCAAACAGGATAAAAAGTCTGAGGGAGATATCACCCATTACCAGGCTCTCACAACCGCACTGGCAGCAACGATAGGTACAGGGAACATTGCCGGGGTTGCCACAGCCGTTGTAGCAGGTGGACCCGGAGCTGTATTCTGGATGTGGATTACCGCACTTGTCGGGATGGCCACAAAGTATGCAGAGGCTCTATTAGCGGTAAAATACCGTACCAAAAATGAGCAGGGTCTTATGGCTGGTGGACCCATGTATTACTTGGAAAAGGGTCTGAATAACAAAACAGGAAGAGCATTAGGTGTGGCTTTTGCTGTTTTTGCTTCCCTAGCTGCATTTGGAATCGGGAATATGACCCAGTCCAACACAGCTGCTTTATCATTGGAAGATACTTTTAATGTGCCTCCATTTGTTACTGGAATTATATTTACTGTTTTAGCTGGTCTTGTTATCGTCGGGGGAATTAAAGTTATCGGTAAAGTTACCGCATTCTTCGTTCCGATTATGGCGGCCTTTTACATTACCGGCGGGCTGATCTTAATCGTCATGAATTTTGATCTGGTCGGTCAGGCTTTTGGGTTAATCTTTTCAGAAGCCTTTAGTCTTGAGGCCGGGTTTGGTGGTCTGTTAGGGGCAGCAATTCGTTACGGGGTTGCCCGCGGGCTGTTCTCGAACGAAGCAGGTCTCGGTTCTGCACCAATTGCAGCGGCCGCAGCCAAAACCGATTATCCGGCGCGCCAGGCTTTAGTTTCTATGACTCAGGTATTTATCGATACCATTGTGGTCTGTACAATCACAGGACTTACCATTGTGATGGCTGGACAGTATGATGGCGGAATGGACAGTTCTGTATTAACCAGTGCATCTTTCGCTCAGTTCCTGGGTGATACCGGTATGTACATTGTTACACTCGGCGTTCTGTTCTTCACGTTCTCCACAATCCTTGGATGGTCCTATTATGGCGAAAGAGCGATTGGGTATCTGACTGGTGAAGGTGGCGTTCGAATTTACCGATATGTTTTCGTCGTCTTCATTTTCATTGGGTCGATTACAACCGTAGATGTCGTATTTAAATTTTCCGATGTCATGAACGGTTTGATGGCCTTTCCAAACCTGGTCGGCCTTCTTGCCCTATCCGGGGTTGTCGTTGCTGAAACCAATCGATTCAGGAAGGTTGCCCAGAAGGAAAAAGAGGAAAAGAAGTCGGGGAGTGTTTCCGTTTAA
- a CDS encoding RNA polymerase sigma factor, whose amino-acid sequence MLIEKYKHHVFKVTYSVAKNQQEAEDLTQETFIKMVDALPSYQAQGFKTWLSRIAYHTAIDSYRKKKRRQEDLTSFDEPIFQMEQGSSAEAEMLRQSQKEKVREAIESMPVKFRDVVFRYYIQEKTYAEIALDLNIAEKTVEMRLYRARKWMRQNWKEDDFS is encoded by the coding sequence ATGTTGATTGAAAAGTATAAGCATCATGTGTTCAAGGTGACCTACAGTGTAGCTAAAAATCAACAGGAAGCTGAAGACTTAACACAGGAAACATTTATCAAGATGGTGGATGCGCTCCCCTCCTATCAGGCGCAGGGCTTTAAAACCTGGTTAAGTCGAATTGCTTATCATACGGCGATTGACTCCTATCGTAAGAAAAAGCGAAGACAGGAGGATTTAACCTCCTTTGATGAACCGATTTTCCAGATGGAGCAAGGTAGCAGTGCTGAAGCTGAGATGCTTAGGCAGTCACAGAAGGAAAAGGTTCGTGAGGCGATTGAGTCAATGCCGGTAAAATTTAGGGATGTGGTGTTTCGCTACTACATTCAGGAGAAGACCTATGCTGAGATTGCCTTAGACTTAAATATAGCGGAAAAAACGGTGGAAATGCGGCTTTATCGGGCAAGAAAATGGATGCGCCAAAATTGGAAGGAGGATGATTTTTCATGA
- a CDS encoding YihY/virulence factor BrkB family protein — translation MFDRYADDDVGGRAAQLAYFFLLSLFPFMIFLLTLMAYIPVTVEQMMSMVGSFVPGDTMNFIEQNIGQLMDNKNGQLLSIGLISTLFIASNGINALIRVINLTYEIHPKRSFIAARLISMVLTVAMYLVIITALLLPVFGELLGTYVFSFFGAGDEFLRVWEAMRWVISAIVMAIIFIFLYKISPEKRVTLTEALPGATFATFGWQLVSFIFAFYVENFGHYDARYGSLGAMIVLMIWLYLSALIIILGGEMNATLYKMKKHRGR, via the coding sequence ATGTTTGATCGATACGCAGATGACGATGTTGGAGGGCGAGCCGCGCAGCTTGCCTATTTTTTTCTGCTCTCCCTGTTTCCGTTTATGATCTTTTTGTTAACCTTAATGGCTTATATTCCGGTTACCGTTGAACAGATGATGTCTATGGTGGGCAGCTTTGTTCCGGGGGATACGATGAACTTTATTGAACAGAATATAGGTCAGTTGATGGATAACAAAAATGGCCAATTATTATCCATTGGTCTTATAAGTACTTTATTTATCGCATCAAACGGAATCAATGCATTAATTCGCGTCATCAATTTAACCTATGAAATACATCCTAAGCGTTCGTTTATCGCAGCGAGGCTGATTTCCATGGTGCTGACCGTAGCGATGTATCTGGTTATTATTACGGCCTTGTTATTGCCTGTATTTGGTGAACTGCTCGGTACTTACGTTTTTTCCTTTTTTGGTGCAGGTGATGAATTTCTTCGGGTATGGGAAGCCATGCGCTGGGTCATTTCGGCCATTGTAATGGCGATCATTTTTATTTTTCTGTATAAAATATCTCCTGAAAAACGTGTGACGTTAACCGAAGCCTTACCTGGGGCGACTTTTGCCACTTTTGGATGGCAGCTGGTATCCTTTATTTTTGCCTTTTATGTTGAAAACTTTGGCCATTATGATGCAAGGTATGGCAGTCTGGGGGCTATGATTGTATTGATGATCTGGCTGTATTTATCGGCGCTGATTATTATTCTGGGCGGAGAAATGAATGCGACCTTATATAAAATGAAAAAGCACAGGGGAAGATAA
- a CDS encoding SE1561 family protein, producing MNEQQEKITELRQRLEQVMERIEGVSPDQMTVDDIDQFIDMLDQLEEKCR from the coding sequence ATGAATGAACAACAGGAAAAAATTACAGAACTCAGACAGCGCCTGGAGCAGGTGATGGAACGAATTGAAGGAGTTTCCCCCGACCAGATGACGGTCGACGATATTGATCAATTCATCGATATGCTCGACCAGCTTGAGGAAAAATGCAGATAA
- a CDS encoding low molecular weight protein-tyrosine-phosphatase has protein sequence MKIKVLFVCLGNICRSPMAEAVFRQMVEKEGLSDKVETDSAGIGHWHIGQPPHQGTQELLSVKSVPVEGMKARQMDTSDWDKFEYIVGMDAQNIRDLLALRHTTDQVEVKRLMDYVPHPKERDVPDPYFTGNFDYVFELVEEGCRYLLEDIKKKWNLSRIN, from the coding sequence ATGAAGATTAAGGTTTTATTTGTTTGTCTTGGAAATATTTGCAGATCACCAATGGCTGAGGCCGTTTTCCGGCAAATGGTTGAAAAGGAAGGCCTTTCAGACAAGGTGGAAACAGACTCTGCCGGAATTGGACATTGGCACATAGGTCAACCCCCGCACCAGGGTACACAGGAACTTTTGTCCGTAAAGTCCGTACCTGTTGAAGGAATGAAAGCCAGACAAATGGATACGTCTGATTGGGACAAGTTTGAATATATTGTAGGGATGGATGCGCAAAATATAAGAGATTTACTTGCACTCAGGCATACAACGGATCAGGTGGAAGTGAAACGTTTGATGGATTATGTACCACATCCGAAAGAAAGAGACGTCCCTGACCCGTATTTTACCGGCAACTTTGATTACGTTTTTGAATTAGTGGAGGAAGGATGCCGGTATTTATTAGAGGATATTAAGAAGAAATGGAATTTATCACGTATTAACTGA
- a CDS encoding YfkD famly protein, whose translation MKRMKKSFFMFLTIVFIATIMFPGVLLAKDEKAEDKEDSTNDSIPNHVLNISKENTYPNTKKDQTYLEPNDLAKELIDSSDLKVENPEFIKMLNESSLNPSKLAFGYRGEIYLGHWPLNYKSDESSMNWEYQEINVNVLNNLGGDEKKSLNYVQEKEKRIKGGLTSKTERANDVKKMIQMKAQSSTDLPLAFETVVGTGTKKDQTYGVPSKKVGYLHAFAPALNEKGVVTYGEVYLILKGSKKRLEIRNVTKQGIGAWIPIQDHVSFSFQLKSN comes from the coding sequence ATGAAGCGTATGAAAAAGAGCTTTTTCATGTTCTTAACGATTGTTTTCATAGCAACAATTATGTTTCCTGGTGTTTTGCTGGCTAAAGATGAAAAGGCGGAAGATAAAGAGGATTCAACCAATGATTCCATCCCGAATCATGTATTGAATATATCCAAGGAAAATACTTACCCGAACACAAAAAAGGATCAAACCTATTTAGAGCCTAATGATCTGGCCAAAGAGTTGATCGACAGTTCCGATCTCAAGGTGGAGAACCCTGAGTTTATTAAAATGTTAAATGAATCATCTTTAAACCCTTCCAAGCTGGCTTTTGGTTATCGCGGGGAAATTTATCTTGGTCATTGGCCTCTGAATTATAAATCCGATGAATCAAGCATGAACTGGGAGTACCAGGAAATTAATGTGAATGTCCTGAATAATCTCGGTGGGGACGAGAAGAAATCCTTAAACTATGTGCAAGAGAAGGAAAAGAGAATTAAAGGCGGCTTAACCTCTAAAACAGAGCGGGCAAACGATGTCAAAAAAATGATTCAAATGAAGGCGCAATCCAGCACAGATTTGCCATTGGCCTTTGAGACAGTAGTGGGAACAGGTACAAAGAAGGATCAGACATATGGAGTGCCATCTAAAAAAGTAGGCTATTTACACGCATTCGCACCTGCGTTAAATGAGAAGGGTGTCGTTACGTATGGTGAGGTCTATCTAATTTTAAAGGGCTCAAAAAAACGGCTCGAAATCAGGAACGTAACAAAGCAGGGAATTGGCGCCTGGATTCCGATACAGGACCATGTATCGTTTTCTTTTCAGTTAAAATCGAATTAA
- a CDS encoding MFS transporter yields the protein MVSKRTRFSILVSLVGISGFSQGMLLPLIAIILEQNGVSSSINGLHATGLYIGVLIASPFMEKPLRKIGFKPMILIGGALVFTSLFFFTLWEALWFWFILRLIIGMGDQMLNFSTQTWITSTSEPEKRGRDIALYGLSFGTGFTLGPLMTQLINVHQSLPFILSSILCILVWSLMFWVRNEFPSAEDEEVDFRSNRSSFRRFYQAAKIAWVAFLPPFAYGLLEASLHGNFPVYGMRIGHDVDMLAYILPCFAGGSIITQLPLGALSDKIGRRKVLLSVIAGGMIIFIMASVVEQSLIGLFISFILAGMCVGSVFSLGVSYMTDLLPKNLLPAGNILCGIFFSFGSIIGPFLGGLFIDYFPGLSFFHMITLSLFLIWLAIFTRKEKLHVSPTSSQTV from the coding sequence ATGGTATCGAAACGAACCCGCTTCTCTATACTGGTTTCACTTGTAGGGATTTCCGGATTTTCACAGGGAATGCTTCTTCCTTTGATTGCCATTATTTTAGAACAGAATGGCGTTTCATCTTCTATTAATGGCCTTCATGCAACCGGACTTTATATAGGGGTATTAATTGCATCCCCCTTTATGGAAAAGCCTCTGCGTAAAATCGGGTTTAAACCTATGATTCTCATTGGGGGAGCTCTGGTATTCACCTCCTTATTCTTCTTCACTTTATGGGAGGCGCTCTGGTTCTGGTTTATTTTGCGTCTCATAATCGGAATGGGCGATCAAATGCTGAATTTCAGTACACAGACCTGGATTACATCAACGAGTGAGCCTGAGAAACGAGGAAGGGATATAGCTTTATATGGGCTGTCATTTGGAACAGGTTTTACGCTTGGACCTCTAATGACTCAGCTTATTAACGTACACCAGTCCTTACCGTTCATCCTTAGTTCCATACTTTGTATCCTCGTCTGGTCACTGATGTTCTGGGTGCGTAATGAATTTCCGTCTGCAGAAGATGAAGAAGTCGATTTCCGTTCCAATCGAAGCTCCTTCAGGCGATTTTATCAGGCAGCAAAAATTGCCTGGGTAGCCTTTTTACCACCATTTGCATATGGCTTACTGGAGGCATCGCTTCACGGAAATTTCCCTGTTTACGGAATGAGAATCGGTCACGATGTGGATATGCTGGCGTATATTCTTCCCTGTTTCGCAGGCGGCAGTATCATCACTCAGCTTCCTTTGGGCGCTCTCAGTGATAAAATCGGGAGACGAAAAGTACTGCTATCTGTTATAGCTGGCGGCATGATCATCTTTATCATGGCGTCTGTAGTGGAACAATCCCTTATCGGACTGTTTATCAGCTTTATTCTGGCCGGAATGTGCGTGGGCTCGGTCTTTTCTCTGGGGGTATCCTACATGACTGATTTACTACCCAAGAATCTGCTGCCGGCAGGAAATATCCTATGCGGAATCTTTTTCAGCTTCGGGAGCATTATCGGACCTTTTTTAGGCGGCCTGTTTATTGACTATTTCCCTGGCCTGTCCTTTTTCCATATGATTACTCTTTCATTATTCCTTATCTGGCTTGCCATTTTCACCAGGAAGGAAAAACTCCACGTTTCACCAACCTCCAGTCAGACAGTATAA
- a CDS encoding Na+/H+ antiporter family protein: MASAVIFSVLIMVILSLLRVNVMVSILISALVAGVMTGNSLTETVTLLVNGMSDGGNTALSYILLGAFAAAVSYTGITSILVKSLIRVIRGKRSIMLLTLAIVASFSQNLIPVHIAFIPILIPPLLILFDKMKIDRRGVAAALTFGLKAPYMVIPFGFGLIFQKTIKESMGESGLSISITDITLSMIIPVAGMVVGLLIAIFFTYRKDRNYETSGDTQDVDLESLSNVKFETKHFLTLIVIVATITIQALTKDLVIGALAGLILMFLFVVVPFREGENIMTEGIKMMGMIAFIMLVSNGFANILQETGSVKALVEQTSGILGDNKLIIAFILLLVGLVVTIGIGTSFGTIPILAALYVPIASEAGFSAMAIAALIGTAGALGDAGSPASDSTLGPTSGLNADGKHNHIWDTCVPTFTHYNIPLVIFGLIAAVVL; encoded by the coding sequence ATGGCATCAGCAGTTATTTTCTCAGTACTTATTATGGTTATTTTAAGTTTATTACGTGTGAATGTTATGGTTTCCATTCTCATATCAGCCCTTGTGGCAGGAGTGATGACAGGAAATAGCCTGACAGAAACTGTTACTCTTCTTGTAAATGGAATGTCAGACGGTGGAAACACAGCATTGAGCTATATTCTATTAGGGGCCTTTGCAGCGGCTGTAAGTTATACAGGAATCACGAGTATTCTTGTGAAATCCCTCATCAGGGTTATTAGAGGGAAAAGAAGTATCATGCTTCTTACTTTAGCTATTGTGGCATCTTTTTCCCAAAACTTAATTCCAGTGCATATTGCTTTTATTCCGATTCTTATTCCACCTTTACTAATATTGTTTGACAAGATGAAAATCGACCGACGTGGAGTGGCGGCTGCGCTAACTTTTGGACTAAAAGCTCCATACATGGTGATTCCTTTTGGATTTGGGCTTATTTTTCAGAAGACGATTAAAGAAAGCATGGGTGAAAGTGGATTATCGATATCAATAACTGATATTACCCTGTCCATGATTATTCCTGTTGCAGGGATGGTTGTTGGTTTACTCATCGCTATATTCTTTACTTACCGTAAAGACAGAAACTATGAAACTAGTGGTGATACGCAGGATGTAGATCTAGAGAGTTTAAGTAATGTGAAATTTGAAACCAAACACTTTCTTACCTTAATTGTTATTGTTGCAACGATTACTATTCAGGCATTAACAAAAGATTTAGTGATTGGTGCATTGGCTGGTTTGATTCTTATGTTCCTATTTGTCGTTGTTCCGTTCAGAGAAGGGGAAAACATCATGACAGAAGGAATCAAAATGATGGGGATGATTGCCTTCATCATGCTTGTTTCGAATGGATTCGCAAACATTTTGCAGGAAACAGGTTCCGTAAAAGCTTTAGTTGAACAAACGTCCGGAATTCTTGGTGATAACAAGCTCATTATTGCCTTCATTCTGCTTCTGGTAGGTTTAGTCGTTACCATCGGAATTGGAACTTCATTTGGTACGATTCCGATTCTCGCGGCATTATATGTGCCTATTGCAAGTGAAGCAGGCTTTTCAGCTATGGCTATTGCAGCTCTTATTGGAACAGCAGGTGCATTAGGTGACGCCGGTTCTCCAGCATCCGACAGTACATTAGGCCCAACATCTGGTCTAAATGCCGATGGAAAGCACAATCATATTTGGGATACCTGTGTGCCAACCTTTACACACTATAACATCCCACTTGTTATATTCGGACTGATTGCGGCTGTCGTCCTATAA
- a CDS encoding heavy metal translocating P-type ATPase yields the protein MELSYSVNEKTAQPKRHPFFKWLPKIKEHLELIAALFSGVLILFAWATESYFAHSMTVTLYLAAFVIGGFAKAKEGIEETIANKDLNVELLMIIAAIGSAVIGYWMEGAILIFIFALSGALETYTMNKSEKELSSLMKLQPEEAIRIHGDKEEIVPVSALQMGDHIFVKAGERIPADGKITRGRTAIDESAITGESMPVEKQLEDEVFAGTVNLNGSLEVELTKSPNESVFQKIIHLVQSAKSERSPSQLFIERFEGTYVKVVLIGAALMMFLPHYLIGWSWQDTLYRAMIFLVVASPCALVASIMPATLSGISNGARHGILFKGGVHLENLSHIKAIALDKTGTLTNGEPEVTDFYAAENEDKDFILNIAGSMERESTHPLAKAVVQYAQKQTIALSAEVDDMINTAGNGISASISGSNWKIGKAEFIGTEQITDFYNGIHKKLAEQGKTVVFVSRDDQVKALFALKDTVREDAKKAIRTLNNEGIQTVMITGDNETTAKAIAEECGITEYYANCLPEEKVEKLKALQTEYQSVAMTGDGINDAPALATSNLGIAMGEGTDVALETADMVLMKNDLPKIAYSVSLSKKMNRIVKQNVIFSISVIAILLLSNFMQSLNLPLGVVGHEGSTILVILNGLRMLKEA from the coding sequence ATGGAATTATCTTATTCTGTAAATGAAAAGACAGCTCAACCCAAGCGCCATCCATTTTTTAAGTGGTTACCGAAGATTAAGGAGCACCTTGAGCTTATAGCAGCCCTGTTCAGTGGCGTCCTTATATTATTTGCATGGGCGACTGAGTCCTATTTTGCCCATTCCATGACGGTCACTTTATATTTAGCTGCCTTTGTTATCGGCGGATTTGCCAAGGCAAAGGAAGGTATTGAAGAAACCATAGCAAATAAGGATTTGAATGTCGAGCTGCTTATGATCATTGCCGCGATTGGGTCTGCTGTTATCGGGTACTGGATGGAAGGGGCTATTCTGATTTTCATCTTTGCTCTTAGCGGGGCACTCGAAACGTATACAATGAACAAAAGTGAGAAAGAACTCTCCTCCCTTATGAAGCTTCAGCCAGAGGAAGCCATTCGTATTCATGGGGATAAAGAGGAGATTGTGCCCGTTTCTGCTTTACAAATGGGGGATCACATTTTCGTAAAAGCCGGAGAAAGAATTCCTGCAGACGGAAAAATTACACGGGGGCGAACAGCTATTGATGAATCCGCCATCACTGGTGAATCCATGCCGGTGGAAAAGCAATTGGAGGATGAGGTCTTTGCCGGGACAGTAAATTTAAATGGAAGTCTTGAAGTTGAACTGACCAAATCTCCTAATGAGAGTGTATTCCAGAAAATTATCCATCTCGTTCAGTCCGCGAAGAGCGAACGCTCACCCTCTCAGCTCTTTATTGAACGCTTTGAAGGAACGTATGTGAAGGTCGTTCTTATTGGTGCAGCCTTAATGATGTTCCTGCCTCATTATTTGATTGGCTGGTCCTGGCAGGATACTTTATACCGCGCCATGATTTTCCTGGTTGTTGCCTCCCCATGTGCTCTCGTCGCATCCATTATGCCGGCCACTCTTTCAGGCATATCAAACGGCGCCCGTCATGGGATTCTATTTAAAGGTGGCGTACATTTAGAGAATCTTTCCCATATCAAAGCAATTGCCCTGGATAAAACCGGCACGTTAACAAACGGGGAGCCTGAAGTTACGGACTTCTATGCGGCTGAAAATGAAGACAAAGACTTCATTCTCAACATTGCTGGTTCCATGGAAAGGGAATCTACCCATCCACTCGCCAAGGCTGTTGTTCAGTATGCTCAAAAGCAGACTATTGCTTTATCCGCTGAGGTGGATGACATGATTAACACGGCTGGTAACGGAATATCAGCCAGCATTTCAGGATCCAATTGGAAAATCGGAAAAGCTGAATTTATCGGTACTGAGCAGATAACTGACTTTTACAATGGGATTCATAAAAAGCTGGCGGAACAGGGCAAAACGGTTGTATTTGTTTCCCGCGATGATCAGGTGAAGGCTTTATTTGCTCTGAAGGATACCGTTCGGGAAGATGCCAAAAAAGCAATCCGCACACTGAATAATGAAGGCATTCAAACCGTGATGATTACGGGGGATAATGAGACAACAGCCAAGGCGATTGCTGAAGAATGCGGAATTACCGAATATTATGCTAATTGTCTTCCGGAAGAAAAGGTGGAAAAACTGAAGGCATTACAAACCGAATATCAATCGGTAGCCATGACCGGAGATGGCATTAATGATGCACCTGCCCTGGCCACCTCAAACCTCGGAATCGCCATGGGGGAAGGAACCGATGTTGCACTGGAGACCGCGGATATGGTCCTGATGAAAAATGATTTACCGAAAATCGCTTATTCCGTATCCTTATCCAAAAAGATGAATCGTATCGTTAAACAAAATGTTATCTTTTCCATTTCCGTCATTGCCATTTTACTGTTATCCAACTTTATGCAGAGCCTGAATCTTCCATTAGGGGTTGTGGGGCATGAAGGAAGTACAATTCTGGTCATTTTGAATGGGTTGCGAATGCTGAAGGAAGCATAA